A portion of the Oxynema aestuarii AP17 genome contains these proteins:
- a CDS encoding diheme cytochrome C produces the protein MSSKPSSRPIFKFRRRSPALLLLLLLFWSLMISIGLARAIEPPQRPGAIDPVPPQSQLALGRDLYLEACAECHLAVPPGVLPTQTWKTLLEDSNHYGQQITPLVDPTRLLVWKYLNLYSRPLSADEPVPYRLAESQPFRALHPRVEFASPVTLNSCATCHPGAKTYNFGTLTPEWENAE, from the coding sequence ATGTCCAGCAAACCCAGTTCCAGACCCATTTTTAAGTTTCGGCGGCGATCGCCCGCCCTCCTGCTGCTCCTCCTGCTGTTCTGGAGCCTGATGATCTCCATCGGGTTGGCCCGGGCGATCGAACCGCCCCAACGGCCCGGGGCGATCGATCCGGTACCGCCCCAATCCCAACTCGCCCTCGGTCGCGACCTCTATCTCGAAGCCTGCGCCGAGTGCCACCTCGCCGTCCCTCCCGGGGTCTTGCCCACCCAAACTTGGAAAACCCTGCTCGAAGATAGTAACCACTACGGGCAGCAAATTACACCCCTGGTCGATCCGACCCGCTTGCTCGTCTGGAAATACCTCAACCTGTACTCCCGACCCCTGAGCGCCGACGAACCCGTTCCCTATCGCCTCGCCGAATCCCAACCCTTCCGCGCGCTCCATCCCCGAGTCGAGTTTGCCAGCCCCGTCACCCTCAATAGCTGTGCAACTTGCCATCCCGGAGCCAAAACCTATAACTTCGGCACCCTGACCCCAGAATGGGAAAACGCCGAATAG
- a CDS encoding AAA family ATPase, with the protein MRERVDRLKQNLARTIVGKSDAIRLVLVALFSGGHVLLEDVPGVGKTLLAKSLARSIAGRFQRIQCTPDLLPTDITGTNIWNPRSGEFEFLPGPVFANVLLADEINRATPRTQSALLEVMEERQVTVDGVSRNVPQPFFTIATQNPIEYQGTFPLPEAQMDRFTLSLSLGYPSEAEELQMLDQKRQNITVADLEPCIELEEVLELRRACQQVEVETSVQQYILNLVRSTRVSEAIALGVSPRGAVALQKASQALAFLDGRDYVIPDDVKFLSPHVLAHRMVPAGGRRAKTIVEQLLQSIAIP; encoded by the coding sequence ATGAGAGAACGAGTCGATCGCCTCAAACAAAACTTAGCCCGTACCATCGTCGGCAAATCCGACGCGATTCGTCTGGTCTTAGTCGCCTTATTTTCCGGGGGACACGTCTTGCTCGAAGACGTTCCCGGCGTCGGGAAAACCCTATTAGCCAAATCCCTCGCCCGCTCGATCGCCGGACGCTTCCAACGCATCCAATGTACCCCCGACCTGCTGCCGACGGACATCACCGGAACCAACATCTGGAATCCCCGTAGCGGCGAATTCGAGTTTCTCCCCGGTCCGGTATTCGCCAACGTGCTGCTCGCCGACGAAATCAACCGCGCCACCCCGCGCACCCAGTCCGCCTTACTCGAAGTCATGGAAGAGCGGCAAGTCACCGTCGATGGGGTCTCGCGCAACGTTCCCCAACCCTTTTTTACGATCGCCACCCAAAATCCGATCGAATATCAGGGCACCTTTCCCCTTCCCGAAGCCCAGATGGACCGCTTCACCCTGTCGCTGTCCCTCGGCTATCCCAGCGAAGCCGAAGAACTGCAAATGCTCGACCAAAAGCGACAAAACATTACCGTTGCCGACCTCGAACCCTGTATTGAATTAGAAGAAGTTCTCGAATTGCGACGGGCCTGCCAGCAAGTCGAAGTCGAAACCTCCGTACAGCAGTACATTCTCAACCTCGTCCGCAGCACCCGGGTTTCCGAAGCGATCGCCCTCGGGGTCAGCCCGCGCGGGGCCGTCGCCCTCCAAAAAGCAAGCCAAGCCCTCGCCTTTCTCGACGGGCGCGATTACGTCATTCCCGACGACGTGAAATTTTTAAGCCCCCACGTCTTGGCCCATCGCATGGTCCCGGCGGGAGGGCGACGCGCTAAAACCATTGTCGAGCAGTTGTTGCAATCGATCGCCATTCCCTAA
- a CDS encoding bifunctional riboflavin kinase/FAD synthetase, with protein MWITSSLSTALTPTLVALGNFDGLHLGHRQVVQPILHKDLARQGSIRDKRIIQNPSCQELAARSPGNEGESGDRESAGGSREGGDRAYPSVVTFNPHPQEFFSGQRRILLTPPNEKVKQLEAMGVEQLVLLPFDRELAQMTPEEFVEEILIERLQAKRIAVGEDFRFGRHRSGTVRDLEAIAAPHGIDVFIVPLQTAENERISSSAIRTCLQNGNVQRANRLLGRPYSLVGTVVHGRQLGRTLGFPTANVQVPPQKFLPQYGVYAVRASWECDNGGPLPLPGVTNIGCRPTVEGNLEVSVEVHLFDYCADLYGKTLTVELVGFVRPEQKFGSLDALKAQIQADCDSARQILENADR; from the coding sequence GTGTGGATAACATCTTCTTTATCAACGGCTCTAACTCCAACCTTGGTTGCCCTGGGAAACTTTGACGGCTTGCATTTGGGGCATCGTCAAGTCGTGCAGCCGATTTTACATAAAGACTTGGCGCGCCAAGGGTCGATCCGGGACAAACGAATCATACAAAACCCGTCTTGTCAAGAGCTGGCGGCCCGATCGCCGGGAAACGAGGGAGAATCGGGCGATCGCGAGTCGGCAGGCGGGTCGCGCGAGGGCGGCGATCGGGCCTACCCGAGCGTGGTGACCTTCAACCCGCACCCGCAAGAATTCTTTTCCGGCCAACGTCGCATCCTGTTGACCCCACCCAACGAAAAAGTCAAACAGTTAGAAGCGATGGGAGTCGAGCAGCTCGTGTTGTTGCCCTTCGATCGCGAATTGGCGCAAATGACCCCGGAAGAATTCGTCGAAGAGATTCTGATCGAACGCCTGCAAGCCAAGCGGATCGCCGTCGGGGAAGATTTTCGCTTCGGTCGGCATCGATCCGGCACCGTGCGCGACTTAGAGGCGATCGCCGCCCCTCACGGCATCGACGTATTTATCGTCCCCTTACAAACCGCCGAAAACGAACGGATCAGCAGTTCCGCAATCCGCACCTGCCTGCAAAACGGCAACGTCCAACGAGCCAATCGCTTGCTCGGTCGGCCTTACAGCCTCGTCGGTACGGTCGTGCACGGTCGGCAACTCGGTCGCACCCTGGGCTTTCCCACCGCCAACGTGCAGGTTCCCCCCCAAAAATTCTTACCGCAATACGGCGTCTATGCAGTCCGCGCGAGCTGGGAGTGCGACAACGGCGGACCGTTGCCCCTTCCCGGAGTGACCAACATCGGCTGTCGTCCCACGGTAGAAGGCAACTTAGAAGTGAGCGTCGAAGTTCACTTATTCGACTATTGCGCAGACTTGTACGGAAAAACCCTAACCGTCGAACTGGTGGGATTCGTGCGCCCCGAACAAAAATTCGGCTCCCTCGACGCCCTCAAAGCCCAAATTCAGGCCGATTGTGACAGCGCCCGCCAAATCTTAGAAAACGCCGACAGGTGA
- a CDS encoding MBL fold metallo-hydrolase, whose amino-acid sequence MSSIQHQFTVHFWGVRGSIACPGAETVRYGGNTPCVEMRVGGTRLIFDGGTGLRVLGQSLLSQMPVEAYMFFTHSHWDHIQGFPFFVPAFVKGNRFHVYGAVAPNGSTIEQRLNDQMLHPNFPVPLQIMGAQLSFNDLEIGKTVEIGDIVVETALLNHPGEAVGYRVNWKGYAAAYITDTEHFPDRLDENVAWLARNADVMIYDATYTDEEYYSKTTSKEGWGHSTWQEAVKVAKAAKVKKLVIFHHDPLHNDDFLDRVGEEAAQQFPNCVMAREGLSIQLIPPSEDHNNAASDSSSVKEAKVSA is encoded by the coding sequence ATGTCTAGCATCCAACATCAATTCACCGTTCACTTCTGGGGCGTGCGTGGGAGCATTGCATGTCCCGGTGCCGAAACCGTCCGCTATGGAGGCAATACGCCTTGCGTTGAAATGCGCGTGGGTGGGACTCGCCTGATTTTTGATGGCGGCACCGGACTGCGAGTCTTAGGACAATCCCTGCTCTCGCAAATGCCCGTAGAAGCCTACATGTTCTTCACCCACTCCCATTGGGATCACATTCAAGGATTTCCCTTTTTCGTTCCGGCGTTTGTCAAGGGGAATCGCTTTCACGTTTACGGGGCCGTCGCTCCCAACGGTTCGACCATCGAGCAGCGCCTCAACGATCAAATGCTCCATCCCAACTTTCCGGTTCCCTTACAAATTATGGGCGCCCAATTGTCGTTTAACGACCTCGAAATCGGCAAAACCGTTGAAATTGGAGATATTGTCGTCGAAACCGCCTTGTTAAACCATCCCGGCGAAGCCGTCGGCTATCGGGTCAACTGGAAAGGCTATGCTGCCGCTTACATTACCGATACCGAACATTTTCCCGATCGCCTCGATGAAAATGTCGCTTGGTTGGCTCGCAATGCCGACGTGATGATTTACGACGCCACTTATACCGACGAAGAGTATTACTCGAAGACGACCTCGAAAGAGGGGTGGGGTCATTCTACCTGGCAAGAAGCAGTGAAAGTGGCCAAAGCGGCGAAAGTGAAAAAATTGGTCATTTTCCACCACGATCCGTTGCACAACGACGACTTTTTAGACCGAGTAGGGGAAGAAGCAGCGCAACAATTCCCCAACTGCGTGATGGCGCGCGAAGGACTCTCGATTCAGTTAATTCCGCCGTCGGAAGACCATAACAACGCAGCGTCCGATTCGTCCTCGGTCAAAGAAGCCAAAGTCTCGGCATAA
- a CDS encoding IS607 family transposase: MVAKRSSNGLSTSGTIIITEEGKKKTERMACIYARVSSAENKDHLERQAERLKDYAIARGYQIYKVVKEIGSGLNDNRPKLAKVLTDSHYDILIVEHKDRLARLGTNYLEIRLKERGKTVEIVNHSEDRQDELMEDLISIITSFCSRLYG; the protein is encoded by the coding sequence ATGGTGGCAAAAAGGTCATCTAACGGGCTATCAACTTCGGGAACAATTATCATTACCGAAGAAGGGAAGAAGAAAACCGAGAGAATGGCCTGTATTTATGCCAGAGTCTCTAGTGCAGAAAATAAAGATCACCTTGAGCGACAAGCGGAACGGTTAAAAGATTATGCTATTGCCAGAGGCTATCAAATTTATAAAGTCGTCAAAGAAATTGGCAGTGGTTTAAATGATAATCGTCCAAAATTGGCTAAGGTTTTAACCGATTCCCATTACGATATATTGATAGTGGAGCATAAAGACCGTTTGGCGAGGTTGGGGACAAATTACCTTGAGATCCGGTTAAAAGAGAGGGGAAAAACCGTTGAAATTGTCAATCATAGCGAGGATCGACAAGATGAATTGATGGAAGATTTAATTTCTATCATTACTTCATTCTGTTCTCGTCTTTATGGATGA
- a CDS encoding RNA-guided endonuclease InsQ/TnpB family protein, with protein MKTLETENRKNYGRIKGTLVKLVERHIIKKGHRFWDEIDELSWHSKNLYNAANYLIRQNFIYGHGYLNYNRMDKLMQKTEQYRALPAKVSQQVLRGLDKNWQSFFAANQAYKVNKEKFLVNPKIPKYKNTQKGRQLLVYVKQALSKVALKKGKIKCSKTQIELETSVAKKVVEVRIVPRCDCYIIEVIYEEVEPTLKSNEWVASVDLGVDVLMAVTSNQPDFVPLLINGRPLKSLNQFYNKRKAFLQSQLKGNRPTSKRIQRLTRCRNQKVDNYLHRASRYLVNLLLDKNITTLVIGKNEGWKQNAKMGKVNNQKFVGIPFNRLIEMLTYKCQLVGIKVVLTEESYTSQSNFFNLDPLPVYGETVKVPKFTGKRIKRGLYRTDTGFLCQADILGSYNILRKAFPNAFMGYGIERCVVHPRRINLSKPK; from the coding sequence ATGAAGACGCTCGAAACGGAAAACCGAAAAAATTATGGCCGAATTAAAGGAACGCTAGTGAAATTAGTCGAAAGACATATAATCAAAAAAGGTCATAGGTTTTGGGATGAGATCGATGAGTTATCATGGCATTCCAAAAATCTCTACAATGCGGCTAATTATCTAATCCGTCAAAACTTTATTTATGGTCATGGTTACTTGAACTATAACCGGATGGATAAATTAATGCAGAAGACGGAGCAATATCGCGCTTTACCAGCTAAAGTCTCTCAACAGGTGTTACGAGGATTAGACAAAAACTGGCAATCCTTTTTTGCCGCCAATCAAGCCTACAAAGTCAACAAGGAGAAGTTTTTAGTCAACCCGAAAATCCCCAAATATAAAAACACTCAGAAAGGTCGTCAATTATTGGTGTACGTGAAACAGGCTCTAAGTAAAGTGGCTTTAAAAAAAGGTAAAATCAAATGCTCAAAAACCCAAATAGAGTTGGAGACTTCTGTAGCCAAAAAAGTAGTGGAGGTGAGAATCGTTCCTCGATGCGATTGTTATATCATTGAGGTCATTTATGAAGAAGTAGAACCAACATTAAAATCCAATGAATGGGTCGCTAGTGTGGATTTAGGTGTAGATGTTTTAATGGCTGTAACTTCTAATCAACCGGACTTTGTTCCTCTGTTGATAAATGGCAGACCCTTAAAAAGCCTGAATCAATTCTACAATAAACGAAAAGCCTTTCTCCAATCCCAATTAAAAGGAAATCGACCCACCTCTAAGAGAATCCAGCGTCTGACTCGATGCCGAAATCAAAAAGTGGATAACTATCTCCATCGAGCCAGCCGTTATCTGGTCAATCTACTGCTTGATAAAAATATTACTACTTTAGTCATTGGCAAAAATGAGGGGTGGAAACAAAATGCCAAGATGGGGAAAGTGAACAACCAAAAATTTGTGGGGATTCCTTTCAACCGTCTGATTGAAATGTTGACCTATAAATGTCAATTAGTAGGGATCAAAGTGGTTCTAACTGAAGAGAGTTATACGAGTCAGTCGAACTTTTTCAACTTAGATCCGCTTCCGGTTTATGGAGAAACGGTAAAAGTTCCTAAGTTTACGGGAAAAAGAATTAAAAGAGGTCTTTACCGGACTGATACAGGATTCTTGTGTCAAGCGGATATCTTAGGCTCCTATAATATCTTAAGAAAAGCATTCCCAAATGCCTTTATGGGCTATGGGATAGAGAGGTGCGTAGTTCACCCAAGGAGAATTAATCTCTCGAAGCCAAAATGA
- a CDS encoding transposase — translation MCWKRGVYFAKVNPNGTSQTCPSCFATVSKGLEVREHHCPECGYRTHRDTPSASLRERAAAEMVLDRGLENVVTQGLWGTETACQVGLSGVDDLDKWRGTRIPNCEVGKPAL, via the coding sequence GTGTGCTGGAAGCGTGGGGTCTACTTTGCTAAAGTCAATCCCAACGGCACCAGTCAAACCTGTCCATCCTGCTTTGCTACGGTGAGCAAGGGGTTGGAAGTCAGAGAGCATCATTGTCCTGAGTGTGGGTATCGAACGCATCGCGATACGCCTTCGGCGTCGCTACGCGAACGTGCTGCAGCCGAGATGGTTTTGGATCGTGGACTAGAGAATGTAGTAACCCAGGGACTCTGGGGAACGGAAACCGCCTGTCAAGTCGGTCTGTCGGGGGTCGATGACCTAGATAAGTGGCGTGGGACCCGAATACCCAATTGTGAGGTTGGGAAGCCCGCGCTGTAA
- a CDS encoding RNA-guided endonuclease InsQ/TnpB family protein, translating to MRGTQWYVVVTIESDISVPDAPVRGRAIGIDLGLERFLTASDRSFQERPKFFKSMQRKLKLLQRRAARKQKGSQNWEKAQIEVTKMHHRIANRRKDFHLKTAHQLCDRAQTIFAEDLNVTGLTRGMLRTDCVDAAFGQFLSLTE from the coding sequence GTGCGAGGAACGCAATGGTACGTTGTCGTCACGATTGAATCGGATATCTCGGTTCCCGATGCTCCAGTTCGCGGTCGGGCGATCGGGATTGACCTGGGATTGGAGCGATTCTTGACTGCTTCCGATCGCTCTTTCCAAGAGCGACCCAAGTTTTTCAAGTCGATGCAACGCAAGCTGAAATTGCTGCAACGCAGAGCCGCACGAAAACAAAAGGGTTCTCAAAACTGGGAGAAGGCGCAAATCGAAGTGACTAAAATGCACCATCGGATTGCCAATCGTCGTAAAGATTTCCATCTGAAAACGGCTCATCAGCTTTGCGACCGGGCGCAAACTATCTTTGCAGAAGATCTCAACGTCACGGGGTTGACGCGAGGGATGTTGCGAACAGATTGTGTTGATGCTGCTTTCGGGCAGTTCTTGTCTCTGACGGAATGA
- a CDS encoding RNA-guided endonuclease InsQ/TnpB family protein — protein MLTINYTYRIYPNVVQQTELRSWLETCRGVYNYALRELKDWIASRKCSVDRCSLEKEYIIPADEAFPSYHRQQNNLPKAKKQFPHLGQVHSQVLQTTIRRLHDTWEAFLQRGHGFPRFKKFGQFKSFVFPQFKHNPINGFTIKLPKIGEVPINLHRPFAPLSKGGWGDTGKGIVEGARNAMVRCRHD, from the coding sequence ATGCTGACCATAAACTACACCTACCGAATCTATCCAAATGTCGTACAGCAGACTGAACTGAGATCGTGGCTTGAGACGTGCAGAGGCGTATATAACTACGCGTTGCGCGAACTCAAGGATTGGATTGCTTCGCGTAAGTGTTCGGTAGACCGATGCTCGTTGGAAAAGGAATACATCATTCCCGCCGATGAGGCATTTCCGTCCTACCACCGTCAGCAGAACAACCTGCCCAAAGCAAAGAAGCAATTCCCGCATCTGGGTCAGGTACATTCTCAGGTGTTGCAGACCACGATTCGCAGACTGCACGATACCTGGGAGGCATTTTTGCAACGGGGACATGGGTTTCCACGTTTCAAAAAGTTCGGTCAGTTCAAATCCTTTGTGTTTCCCCAATTCAAGCACAATCCCATCAATGGCTTCACAATCAAGTTGCCAAAAATTGGGGAAGTACCCATCAACCTGCATCGTCCCTTCGCCCCCCTTTCAAAGGGGGGTTGGGGGGATACAGGTAAGGGTATTGTCGAGGGTGCGAGGAACGCAATGGTACGTTGTCGTCACGATTGA
- a CDS encoding AbrB family transcriptional regulator, which yields MSKKKKMEPLTGEELLKKVKELENLSKEEKARACGYYTVTKNGVERVNMMKFLNALIDAEGVPLDGKPNGNGRGGRSASYRITVQSNGNLLIGAAYTKQMNLQPGDEFEISLGRKHIHLRQIGAEAEEVA from the coding sequence ATGAGTAAAAAGAAAAAAATGGAACCTCTAACTGGCGAAGAGCTACTCAAGAAAGTCAAAGAGCTAGAAAACCTCAGTAAAGAAGAAAAAGCGAGAGCTTGCGGTTACTACACCGTCACCAAAAATGGCGTGGAACGAGTCAATATGATGAAGTTCCTCAATGCCTTAATTGATGCTGAAGGCGTACCCCTCGACGGCAAACCGAACGGGAACGGACGGGGCGGACGCAGTGCCAGCTATCGGATTACCGTGCAGTCCAACGGCAACTTACTGATTGGTGCCGCCTACACGAAGCAGATGAATCTGCAACCGGGAGATGAGTTTGAAATTTCTCTGGGACGCAAACACATTCACCTGCGACAAATCGGAGCTGAAGCGGAAGAAGTTGCGTAA
- the cbiB gene encoding adenosylcobinamide-phosphate synthase CbiB: protein MTDHWFLPTGALILPIAALLDYTIGDPWGWPHPVQAIGAWIAAGTETALKRCPTPRSQRIAGVVLALSTIAIASGCSWAIVRLASQLHPSFGIACASLLLASCFAGRSLRRAAEDVLRPLLSGDLDRARDRLRLYVGRDTDNLSPPEIWRAVLETLSENAVDGVTAPLFYAAVGATLPGVGPVPIAFAYKAASTLDSMVGYRDAPYTHLGWFSANLEDRLTWLPCRLTVLTLGAIAGQLRYVWQTCQRDATQDPSPNAGWSECAYAAILGVRLGGLNTYRGVPKPKPLLGEPKRPISEEVIREATQLTRSCFLIWLAIAVGLAIALGASFS, encoded by the coding sequence TTGACAGACCATTGGTTTTTGCCGACTGGGGCGCTGATTTTGCCGATCGCGGCGCTGTTAGATTATACGATCGGCGATCCTTGGGGATGGCCCCATCCGGTACAGGCGATCGGTGCTTGGATTGCTGCCGGAACCGAGACTGCCTTAAAACGGTGTCCAACCCCACGATCGCAGAGAATTGCAGGGGTCGTTCTCGCACTTTCGACGATCGCGATCGCCAGTGGCTGCAGTTGGGCGATCGTGCGCCTCGCCTCCCAACTTCACCCCAGTTTCGGAATCGCCTGCGCCAGTCTCTTACTCGCCAGTTGTTTCGCCGGACGGAGCTTGCGCCGCGCTGCCGAAGACGTATTGCGACCCCTCCTCTCCGGGGATCTCGACCGGGCGCGCGATCGCCTGCGCCTCTACGTCGGTCGCGATACAGACAACCTCTCCCCCCCGGAAATCTGGCGCGCGGTCCTCGAAACCCTCAGCGAAAATGCCGTCGATGGGGTCACCGCTCCCTTATTTTATGCCGCCGTGGGGGCGACCCTTCCCGGCGTCGGTCCGGTACCGATCGCCTTCGCCTACAAAGCCGCCAGCACCCTCGATTCGATGGTCGGCTATCGGGACGCTCCTTATACTCACCTCGGCTGGTTTAGTGCCAATCTCGAAGATCGCCTCACTTGGCTCCCCTGTCGTTTGACCGTACTGACCTTGGGGGCGATCGCGGGTCAACTGCGGTACGTGTGGCAGACCTGCCAGCGCGACGCCACCCAAGACCCCAGCCCCAATGCAGGCTGGAGCGAGTGCGCCTATGCCGCCATTCTCGGCGTTCGACTCGGCGGCCTCAATACCTATCGCGGCGTCCCCAAACCGAAACCCCTGCTGGGCGAGCCAAAACGCCCGATTTCCGAAGAAGTCATTCGCGAAGCCACTCAGTTAACCCGCTCTTGTTTTTTAATCTGGTTGGCGATCGCCGTCGGCTTGGCGATCGCCCTCGGCGCGTCCTTTTCCTAG
- the pyrR gene encoding bifunctional pyr operon transcriptional regulator/uracil phosphoribosyltransferase PyrR, giving the protein MSPKIVEILSEEELRRTLTRLASQIVEKAGDLSDLVLVGIYTRGVPLAHLLGAQIEALENTRVPVGALDITFYRDDLDRIGMRTPAKTKIPFDLSGKTVVLVDDVIFKGRTIRAALDAINDYGRPAVIRLAVLADRGHRELPIHPDFTGKCLPTAKEEQVKVYLNEIDGRDGIELIDRQND; this is encoded by the coding sequence ATGTCCCCTAAAATTGTTGAAATCCTTTCAGAAGAAGAGTTACGGCGCACTTTAACCCGGTTGGCCTCTCAAATCGTCGAAAAAGCCGGGGACTTGTCCGATTTAGTCCTCGTCGGCATTTACACGCGCGGGGTGCCTCTGGCCCACTTGCTAGGGGCGCAAATCGAAGCCCTCGAAAATACGAGGGTCCCCGTGGGGGCTTTGGATATTACCTTTTATCGCGACGACCTCGATCGCATCGGAATGCGAACCCCCGCCAAAACTAAGATTCCCTTCGATCTAAGCGGCAAAACTGTGGTCTTGGTCGATGACGTGATTTTTAAAGGACGGACGATCCGCGCCGCCTTAGATGCGATCAACGATTACGGACGTCCTGCGGTCATTCGCCTAGCCGTTTTGGCCGATCGCGGACACCGCGAGTTACCGATTCACCCGGATTTTACCGGGAAATGTCTGCCGACCGCCAAAGAAGAACAGGTCAAGGTCTACTTAAACGAAATCGACGGTCGCGATGGCATCGAATTGATCGATCGCCAGAATGATTGA
- the fni gene encoding type 2 isopentenyl-diphosphate Delta-isomerase has product MNPSLSSSTQTQNRKADHLRVCLEEDVQFRQIATGFERYRFEHCCLPELDFSEIDLKTSFLGKSTNAPLLISSMTGGTDFAKTINTRLAKVAQEYRIAMGVGSQRVAIEKPEVADTFAVRSHAPDILLFANLGAVQLNYAYGIDECRRAIDLLEADALILHLNPLQEAVQTHGDRNFKGLLDKINKLCYLLPVPIVAKEVGNGISAKMATQLLEAGVGAIDVAGAGGTSWAKVEGQRAKDPRQRRLGQTFADWGLPTAECLQQIRTRHREVPLIASGGLRNGLDVAKAIALGADLAGLAMPFLQAASESEAAVAEVVELLMAEVATVLFCTGNANLEALRRSRSLQRID; this is encoded by the coding sequence GTGAATCCTTCTTTGAGTTCGTCTACCCAAACTCAGAACCGCAAAGCCGATCACTTGCGTGTCTGTCTGGAAGAGGACGTGCAGTTTCGCCAGATCGCCACGGGTTTTGAACGCTACCGCTTCGAGCATTGTTGTTTGCCGGAATTGGATTTCAGCGAAATTGACTTAAAAACGTCCTTTTTGGGCAAATCCACGAACGCGCCGTTATTGATTTCCTCGATGACCGGGGGAACGGATTTCGCCAAGACGATCAATACCCGACTGGCGAAAGTGGCGCAGGAGTATCGAATCGCGATGGGAGTGGGTTCGCAACGGGTGGCGATCGAAAAGCCGGAGGTGGCGGATACGTTTGCGGTGCGATCGCACGCCCCGGATATTCTCCTCTTTGCCAATCTCGGAGCGGTTCAGTTAAATTACGCTTACGGGATCGACGAGTGCCGCCGCGCGATCGACTTGCTCGAAGCCGATGCCCTGATTCTGCACCTGAACCCGCTCCAAGAAGCGGTCCAAACCCACGGCGATCGCAATTTTAAAGGATTGCTTGACAAAATCAATAAACTGTGCTATTTACTTCCCGTGCCGATCGTGGCGAAAGAAGTCGGTAACGGCATTTCGGCGAAGATGGCGACTCAATTGCTCGAAGCCGGGGTCGGGGCGATCGACGTCGCCGGAGCCGGGGGGACCTCCTGGGCGAAAGTCGAAGGACAGCGCGCCAAAGATCCGCGTCAGCGTCGCTTGGGACAGACGTTTGCCGATTGGGGACTGCCGACGGCGGAATGCTTGCAACAGATCCGCACCCGCCATAGGGAGGTTCCTTTAATTGCGTCCGGGGGATTGCGTAACGGCTTGGATGTGGCTAAGGCGATCGCCCTCGGAGCCGATCTGGCGGGATTGGCGATGCCTTTTTTGCAAGCCGCCTCGGAATCGGAAGCGGCGGTCGCCGAAGTGGTGGAACTGCTGATGGCGGAAGTAGCGACGGTGTTGTTCTGTACGGGAAATGCCAACCTCGAAGCGTTGCGACGATCGCGATCGCTCCAACGGATTGATTAG